Proteins found in one Pseudorasbora parva isolate DD20220531a chromosome 11, ASM2467924v1, whole genome shotgun sequence genomic segment:
- the LOC137092863 gene encoding protocadherin beta-16-like, whose protein sequence is MSDRTMARQVLLFIWFLSLSSALGQVSYSIPEEMAKGSLVGNIAQDLGLDLKRLKSGKARIYTGDSAEYIELNKERGVLLIKERIDREALCGQTTPCALHLQIILENPMEFFSVTIEIVDINDNTPSFKKSRIIFRISESAILGSKFMLEPAIDLDVGINGLQSYMLKPTDNFNLKFKNQPGDGKNVEMVLQKPLDRERQHDIRLVLTAVDGGDPQLSGSIEIHITVLDVNDNAPVFSQSVYKATVTENAPKDTIVSTVSATDADEGVNSKIEYSIANIEDDAQQLFDINEDNGQVTVVGIIDFEKARNYEIRVQASDHGGLTDSCKIIVDVMDINDNKPVINIMSKTNVIAENSPSDTVVTMINVQDPDSGENGKVQCSISENIPFSLKSTNTNFFSLVTDSDLDRERESEYNISVTCSDEGVPSLSSSVTLSLQISDVNDNAPVFEKSSYEASVQENNTPGLSIFTVRARDADFNQNARVSYILEDSSVNGVPVSSLVSVSADSGVIHAVRSFDYEQIKDFQFHVKAQDGGSPPLSSNASVKIIIQDQNDNAPQVLYPVQSGASVVAEIVPRSADVGYLVTKVVAVDVDSGQNAWLSYKLQKATDRALFEVGLQNGEIRTVRQVTDKDAVKQRLTVVVEDNGQPSRSATVNVNVAVADSFPEVLSEFTDFTHDKEYNDNLTFYLVLALAVVSFLFIVSIIAILSVKCYRWRRERMFYKSGANLPVIPYYPPLYADVGGTGTLQHVYNYEVCRTTDSRKSDLKYVRPCSESIISLDTSGTHTLTHAQRERLNFEDCGDQFVH, encoded by the exons ATGTCGGACAGAACAATGGCGCGGCAAGTACTGCTGTTTATTTGGTTTCTCTCTCTCAGTTCAGCTCTCGGGCAGGTCAGTTACTCCATTCCTGAAGAAATGGCGAAAGGCTCTTTAGTCGGGAACATAGCCCAGGATTTGGGTTTAGATTTAAAGAGACTGAAATCGGGTAAAGCGCGCATTTATACAGGAGACAGCGCTGAATACATCGAGCTGAATAAAGAAAGAGGAGTCCTCCTTATCAAAGAGAGAATAGACCGAGAGGCGCTGTGCGGACAGACAACGCCTTGCGCGCTGCATTTACAGATTATTCTGGAAAACCCGATGGAGTTTTTTAGTGTTACCATTGAAATAGTTGATATTAATGACAACACTCCCAGTTTTAAAAAGAGTAGGATTATTTTTAGAATCAGCGAATCGGCCATTTTAGGGTCTAAATTTATGTTAGAGCCTGCTATAGATCTCGATGTGGGAATAAATGGCCTCCAAAGCTATATGCTAAAACCAACTGATAATTTCAACCTTAAATTTAAAAATCAACCAGGAGATGGGAAAAATGTCGAAATGGTTCTACAAAAGCCATTAGATCGTGAAAGACAGCATGATATAAGATTAGTGCTCACAGCTGTTGATGGAGGAGATCCTCAGTTGTCTGGCAGTATAGAGATTCACATTACTGTTTTAGATGTAAACGACAATGCTCCTGTTTTCTCTCAGTCAGTGTATAAAGCGACTGTAACCGAGAATGCGCCAAAAGACACTATTGTGTCAACAGTGAGCGCAACTGACGCCGATGAGGGCGTAAATAGCAAGATAGAGTATTCCATTGCAAACATCGAAGATGATGCTCAGCAATTATTTGATATAAATGAAGATAATGGCCAAGTTACTGTGGTCGGAATAATAGATTTCGAAAAAGCTCGCAATTACGAGATACGAGTTCAGGCCAGTGATCACGGTGGTCTGACTGATTCATGTAAAATCATAGTTGATGTCATGGATATAAATGATAATAAACCAGTGATAAATATTATGTCCAAAACAAACGTGATTGCTGAAAATTCTCCTTCTGACACTGTGGTTACAATGATCAATGTCCAGGATCCTGATTCAGGAGAAAATGGGAAAGTTCAGTGTTCTATTAGTGAAAATATCCCATTTTCTCTGAAATCAACGAATACTAATTTCTTCAGTCTAGTGACAGACAGTGATTTAGACCGAGAGCGAGAGTCTGAGTATAACATCAGTGTGACGTGCTCTGATGAGGGCGTGCCCTCTCTCTCCAGCAGCGTCACTCTCTCCTTACAGATATCAGATGTGAATGATAACGCGCCCGTCTTTGAGAAGAGCTCATATGAGGCCTCTGTTCAAGAAAACAACACACCGGGTCTTTCCATATTCACAGTCAGAGCCAGAGACGCAGATTTTAACCAGAATGCCCGTGTGTCTTACATACTGGAGGACTCGTCGGTTAACGGAGTGCCCGTGTCCTCGTTAGTGTCCGTTAGTGCTGATAGTGGAGTCATACATGCAGTGCGATCTTTCGATTACGAGCAGATCAAAGATTTCCAGTTCCACGTAAAAGCGCAGGACGGAGGCTCTCCTCCTCTCAGCAGCAACGCGAGCGTGAAAATAATCATTCAGGACCAGAATGACAACGCGCCTCAGGTTCTGTATCCGGTCCAGTCAGGCGCTTCTGTGGTGGCTGAAATAGTGCCTCGTTCGGCAGATGTGGGTTATCTGGTGACTAAAGTGGTGGCTGTTGATGTGGACTCTGGTCAGAATGCCTGGCTCTCATATAAACTGCAGAAAGCCACGGACAGGGCGCTGTTTGAAGTGGGCTTACAGAATGGAGAAATAAGAACTGTTCGCCAAGTCACAGATAAAGATGCTGTCAAACAAAGACTCACTGTTGTAGTGGAGGACAACGGGCAGCCCTCTCGATCAGCTACAGTCAATGTTAACGTGGCGGTGGCGGACAGCTTCCCTGAAGTGCTCTCGGAGTTCACTGACTTTACGCACGATAAGGAATACAACGACAACCTGACTTTCTATCTGGTCTTGGCCTTGGCTGTGGTTTCGTTTCTCTTTATCGTGTCGATCATCGCCATACTGTCAGTCAAATGCTACAGATGGAGACGCGAGCGGATGTTTTATAAATCTGGAGCGAATCTTCCAGTTATTCCGTATTATCCGCCTCTTTACGCAGACGTAGGCGGCACAGGAACTTTACAGCACGTGTACAATTATGAGGTTTGCAGAACCACTGACTCCAGAAAGAGTGATCTGAAATACGTCAGACCTTGCAGTGAGAGCATCATTAGTCTGGACACCAGtgggacacacacactcacgcatgcgcagagagagagactgaacTTTGAGGATTGTGGTGATCAG TTCGTTCATTAA